The following proteins are encoded in a genomic region of Corallococcus silvisoli:
- a CDS encoding glycosyltransferase family 4 protein, giving the protein MKIGFLVGDIANISGGSNVILEYASRLQDLGHEAVLITPGPVKLTYPLWHPRLADLPRRSLAEAEGESFDFALATWWITFYDLWRVNARVYGYLNQSLESRFHAERHYKLLNRQTYSLPLLFVTEAKWLVEFIQTLQPEGRSLYVQNGLSRDHFPCVQAPPERGGKLRVLVEGPWGVGFKGVPETFEVLELAAAQGVQFETGWLASSSGGQKPTVGGQPVQVHERIPINQVHQVYGQYDVLLKLSRVEGMFGPPLEMFSQGGTAITYTVTGTDEYMVHGQNSLMVEPYNHRQIVQFLRLLSTQPAYLAHLRANALATAKAFTDWESSTRQVASGLEALHAEGWTNTHLRPALAAMSTMHGHWLDDVWRGARGEGASPLHPYVGPGEQVLLERYRRFKKSRPVRALQNLVSDDFKKSLRARITRVLS; this is encoded by the coding sequence ATGAAGATCGGGTTCCTCGTTGGAGACATCGCCAATATCTCCGGTGGTTCCAACGTCATCCTCGAATACGCCTCCCGGTTGCAGGACCTTGGCCACGAGGCCGTCCTCATCACCCCGGGCCCCGTCAAGCTGACGTATCCGCTGTGGCACCCGCGACTGGCGGACCTGCCGCGCCGGTCGCTCGCGGAGGCCGAGGGCGAGTCGTTCGACTTCGCGTTGGCGACGTGGTGGATCACGTTCTACGACCTGTGGCGCGTCAACGCCCGGGTGTACGGCTACCTGAACCAGAGCCTGGAGTCGCGCTTCCACGCGGAGCGCCACTACAAGCTGCTCAACCGGCAGACGTATTCGCTGCCGCTGCTCTTCGTCACCGAGGCGAAGTGGCTGGTGGAGTTCATCCAGACGCTCCAGCCGGAGGGGCGGTCCCTCTACGTCCAGAACGGCCTGTCCCGCGACCACTTCCCCTGCGTGCAGGCCCCGCCGGAGCGCGGCGGGAAGCTGCGCGTGCTGGTGGAGGGCCCCTGGGGCGTGGGCTTCAAGGGCGTTCCGGAGACCTTCGAGGTGCTGGAGCTGGCGGCCGCCCAGGGTGTCCAGTTCGAGACAGGCTGGCTGGCATCGTCGTCCGGTGGACAGAAGCCCACCGTGGGAGGGCAGCCGGTGCAGGTGCACGAGCGCATCCCCATCAACCAGGTGCACCAGGTCTACGGCCAGTACGACGTGCTGCTGAAGCTGTCCCGCGTGGAGGGCATGTTCGGCCCGCCGCTGGAGATGTTCTCGCAGGGCGGCACCGCCATCACGTACACGGTCACCGGCACCGACGAGTACATGGTGCACGGGCAGAACTCGCTGATGGTGGAGCCGTACAACCACCGGCAGATCGTCCAGTTCCTGCGCCTGTTGAGCACGCAGCCCGCGTACCTGGCGCACCTGCGCGCGAACGCGCTCGCCACCGCGAAGGCGTTCACGGACTGGGAGTCGAGCACGCGCCAGGTGGCCTCCGGCCTGGAGGCCCTGCACGCGGAGGGCTGGACGAACACGCACCTGCGCCCCGCCCTGGCCGCGATGTCCACGATGCACGGCCACTGGCTGGACGACGTCTGGCGCGGGGCGCGAGGGGAAGGCGCCTCCCCGCTGCACCCGTACGTGGGGCCCGGCGAGCAGGTGCTGCTCGAGCGCTACCGCCGGTTCAAGAAGTCCCGCCCCGTCCGCGCGCTGCAGAACCTGGTGTCCGACGACTTCAAGAAGTCCCTGCGCGCGCGCATCACGCGAGTCCTGTCATGA
- a CDS encoding glycosyltransferase — MHIHQLVTRLAWGDAIGNQVRYLQSLLRSWGHTSEIYADAWDDACRDQVRAAKSYPREATRDSVLLVHHSFESKLVPLIARARGRKLLVYHNITPARLFEGFDRGAVLACDAARQELLALRPHVDGAFAYSRFSAEELVAAGYPRVDVLPFAIDWHAFDTPPDPALMAELDDGCSNILFVGRAVPSKYVDDVLRVFTAYQRLYQPKSRLLIAGNIHRDAPYGGFLHGLKDLLGPERIQFLGRVNAAQLSACFASATAYLSMSRHEGFGVPLLEAMYRDVPVVAYGAAAVPETLGGAGLTTFSREPVDVAQLLAVLERDPGLRAQVLDAQRARVAALSQKAVAAQVRTALQGWLGGRGPGATSAALPTAAIELVCPGLCARPEAPMSRLARELHRRLPDSRLLALRGRGEAPVLSLGPQTRDGVPVWHFTPDQPVGPAPEPLPGSSSLETAVRASPATVVLLGTDTAAAQALMPGVGRRSWGVRDAAAASDEASTEAARQHLGPRLLELDRADIDAVAQQLVQALSSKRGARHARR; from the coding sequence TTGCACATCCATCAGCTGGTCACCCGCCTGGCGTGGGGCGACGCGATTGGCAACCAGGTGCGCTACCTCCAGAGCCTGCTGCGCTCCTGGGGACACACCTCCGAAATCTACGCGGACGCCTGGGATGACGCCTGCCGGGACCAGGTGCGCGCCGCGAAGAGCTACCCGCGCGAGGCCACGCGCGACTCCGTGCTGCTCGTGCACCACAGCTTTGAATCGAAGCTGGTGCCGCTCATCGCGCGCGCTCGCGGCCGCAAGCTGCTCGTCTACCACAACATCACCCCCGCCCGCCTCTTCGAGGGCTTCGACCGGGGGGCCGTGCTCGCGTGCGACGCCGCCCGCCAGGAGCTGCTGGCCCTGCGCCCCCACGTGGACGGCGCGTTCGCCTACTCGCGCTTCAGCGCGGAGGAGCTCGTCGCCGCGGGCTACCCGCGCGTGGACGTGCTGCCCTTCGCCATCGACTGGCATGCGTTCGACACGCCGCCGGATCCGGCGCTGATGGCGGAGCTGGACGACGGCTGCTCCAACATCCTCTTCGTGGGCCGCGCGGTGCCCAGCAAGTACGTGGACGACGTGCTGCGTGTCTTCACCGCCTACCAGCGCCTGTACCAACCCAAGAGCCGCCTGCTGATCGCGGGCAACATCCACCGCGACGCGCCCTACGGCGGCTTCCTGCACGGCCTCAAGGACCTGCTCGGCCCGGAGCGCATCCAGTTCCTGGGCCGCGTGAACGCCGCGCAGCTGTCCGCCTGCTTCGCCTCCGCCACCGCCTACCTGTCCATGAGCCGGCACGAGGGCTTCGGCGTGCCCCTCCTGGAGGCCATGTACCGAGACGTCCCCGTCGTCGCGTACGGCGCCGCCGCCGTCCCGGAGACCCTGGGCGGCGCGGGCCTCACCACCTTCTCGCGCGAGCCCGTGGACGTGGCGCAGCTGCTCGCCGTGCTGGAGCGAGACCCCGGCCTGCGCGCCCAGGTCCTCGACGCGCAGCGCGCCCGCGTCGCCGCCCTGTCCCAGAAGGCCGTGGCCGCGCAGGTGCGCACCGCCCTGCAGGGGTGGTTGGGGGGTCGAGGGCCCGGAGCGACCTCCGCGGCGCTCCCCACGGCCGCCATCGAGCTCGTCTGTCCCGGCCTCTGCGCGCGGCCGGAGGCCCCCATGTCGCGGCTCGCGCGCGAGCTGCACCGGCGCCTGCCCGATTCGCGCCTGCTCGCCCTGCGGGGGCGCGGAGAGGCGCCCGTCCTCTCGCTCGGGCCCCAGACCCGGGACGGCGTGCCCGTGTGGCACTTCACGCCAGACCAGCCCGTGGGCCCCGCCCCGGAGCCGCTGCCGGGCTCGTCGTCGCTGGAGACGGCGGTGCGGGCCTCGCCCGCGACGGTGGTGCTCCTGGGCACGGACACCGCGGCGGCGCAGGCGCTGATGCCGGGCGTGGGCCGCCGGAGCTGGGGCGTGCGCGACGCGGCCGCCGCGTCCGACGAGGCCTCCACGGAGGCCGCCCGGCAACACCTGGGGCCTCGCCTCCTGGAGCTGGACCGCGCGGACATCGACGCGGTGGCCCAGCAGCTGGTCCAGGCGCTGTCATCGAAACGAGGAGCCCGCCATGCACGCCGATGA